A genomic window from Salvelinus alpinus chromosome 10, SLU_Salpinus.1, whole genome shotgun sequence includes:
- the LOC139532597 gene encoding uncharacterized protein, giving the protein MRPSSYSVNINVTCVDWPSEPPFIFLEMLRRRPARSSGPEPESLDCPPETPDNREMRDSPTAPLNDRTDQEVADHTANMSPTDQMADVHQSRSQKWKVVLIILCLSATVCVTLSSPLVTFRTNSTQAHSLPPPVLSTCPLHTANETITPVKGSTHLMVSAYQDHREGGATRIIAMVNRDRPMSLYCVLCCSGHAPQVAPAAVVMHSVHYGYPYVAADMLCLEEPGCHATHVTLGTSLDIQDTLNRTFLSIQNRERREEDFPFYLTVCMSSMFGDYNNVQQFVQTMEFYKLLGVRRVVLYLTSCGPDLEKVLQYYAEEGTLEVIGWPINHFLKPSTGWKAQELEGDIHLNGQLTIMNECIYRNMYRSRYVLLADVDQLLVPASHSSLLPLMEDLQGQHPDAAVFLMETHLFPATAGTATQDHSARRRAPGVDLLDYVYRELILEDAFRSYKMVVNPRLVLQTAMFEVTQSYGDSVRVPSDVCKIMQVKEAQRESWTNEQLVLDTRLWEFGDYLVPSVDEVLQKLGIQTSQWERVVL; this is encoded by the exons ATGAGGCCCAGCAGTTATAGTGTTAATATTAATGTAACCTGTGTTGATTGGCCGTCAGAGCCCCCCTTCATTTTCCTGGAGATGTTGAGAAGAAGACCAGCACGATCATCTGGACCAGAGCCTGAATCTCTTGACTGCCCCCCTGAAACTCCTGacaacagagagatgagagactcCCCTACAGCCCCACTGAATGACAGAACAGACCAGGAGGTGGCGGATCACACAGCCAACAT GTCTCCAACAGATCAAATGGCTGACGTGCACCAATCCAGGAGTCAGAAATGGAAAGTGGTTTTGATCATCCTGTGTCTGTCTGCCACAGTATGTGTCACACTGTCTTCCCCATTGGTGACTTTCAGGACCAACTCTACTCAAGctcactcccttcctccccctgttctctctacCTGCCCTCTTCACACAGCCAATGAGACTATAACACCAGTCAAGGGTTCAACTCATCTAATGGTGTCTGCATACCAGGACCACAGGGAAGGGGGAGCCACGCGCATCATTGCCATGGTCAACAGAGACCGACCCATGTCTCTGTACTGTGTGTTGTGCTGCTCAGGACACGCCCCCCAGGTTGCTCCAGCTGCTGTCGTAATGCACAGCGTCCACTATGGTTACCCGTATGTGGCCGCAGACATGCTTTGCCTCGAAGAACCAGGATGCCACGCCACGCACGTCACTCTCGGCACGTCCCTCGACATCCAGGACACCCTCAACCGGACATTTCTGAGCATCCAGAACCGGGAGAGACGGGAGGAGGACTTCCCCTTTTACCTCACCGTGTGCATGTCCAGCATGTTTGGAGACTACAACAACGTCCAACAGTTTGTCCAGACCATGGAGTTTTACAAGCTCCTGGGGGTGCGGAGGGTTGTCCTCTACCTCACCAGCTGTGGACCTGACCTGGAGAAGGTCCTCCAGTACTACGCAGAGGAGGGCACTCTGGAGGTGATTGGCTGGCCCATCAACCACTTCCTCAAGCCCTCTACTGGGTGGAAGGCCCAGGAGCTGGAAGGGGATATCCACCTCAACGGCCAGCTGACCATCATGAACGAGTGCATCTACAGGAACATGTACAGGTCACGGTACGTCCTCCTGGCTGACGTTGATCAGCTCCTGGTCCCGGCCTCACACAGCTCTCTTCTGCCCCTCATGGAGGACCTGCAGGGGCAGCACCCCGACGCAGCCGTGTTCCTGATGGAGACGCACCTCTTCCCTGCCACAGCCGGTACTGCTACGCAAGACCATTCCGCACGGAGGAGGGCGCCGGGGGTGGATCTGCTGGACTACGTCTACAGAGAGCTTATTCTTGAAGACGCCTTCCGCTCCTACAAGATGGTGGTCAACCCCCGTCTGGTGCTGCAGACGGCCATGTTTGAGGTGACACAGAGCTATGGGGACTCTGTCAGGGTTCCGTCCGACGTGTGTAAGATCATGCAGGtgaaagaggctcagagagaaagCTGGACCAATGAGCAGCTGGTCCTCGACACAAGACTCTGGGAATTTGGAGATTATCTTGTGCCCTCTGTCGATGAAGTTTTACAGAAACTAGGAATTCAGACATCTCAGTGGGAGCGTGTAGTACTGTAA